The Prionailurus viverrinus isolate Anna chromosome B4, UM_Priviv_1.0, whole genome shotgun sequence genome has a window encoding:
- the SMUG1 gene encoding single-strand selective monofunctional uracil DNA glycosylase, whose protein sequence is MALPQAYPLGPLHEPASALMEPQPCPQNLAEGFLEEELRLSSELSQLRFSEPVGIIYNPVEYAWEPHRSYVTRYCQGPKEVLFLGMNPGPFGMAQTGVPFGEVNVVRDWLGIGGHVLTPPQEHPKRPVLGLECPQSEVSGARFWGLFRKLCGQPEVFFRHCFVHNLCPLLFLTPSGRNVTPAELPAEQREQLLGACDAALRRQVQLLGVRLVVGVGRLAEQRARRALAGLMPVVRVEGLLHPSPRSPQANRGWEAVAKERLNELGLLPLLMK, encoded by the exons ATGGCTTTGCCCCAGGCTTATCCACTGGGGCCCCTCCATGAACCTGCAAGTGCCCTAATGGAGCCCCAGCCTTGCCCTCAAAACTTGGctgaaggcttcctggaggaggagcttCGGCTCAGCTCTGAACTGAGCCAGCTGCGGTTCTCAGAGCCCGTGGGCATCATCTACAATCCTGTGGAGTATGCGTGGGAGCCACACCGTAGCTATGTGACCCGCTACTGCCAGGGCCCCAAGGAAGTGCTGTTCCTGGGCATGAACCCAGGACCCTTTGGCATGGCCCAGACCGGG GTGCCCTTTGGGGAAGTGAACGTAGTCCGGGACTGGTTGGGCATCGGGGGGCATGTGTTGACCCCTCCCCAAGAGCACCCTAAGCGACCAGTGCTGGGACTGGAGTGCCCTCAGTCAGAGGTGAGCGGTGCCCGGTTCTGGGGCCTTTTCCGGAAACTGTGTGGACAGCCTGAAGTCTTCTTCCGTCACTGTTTTGTCCACAATCTGTGTCCTCTGCTCTTCCTGACCCCCAGTGGGCGCAACGTCACTCCCGCTGAGCTACCTGCCGAGCAGCGAGAACAGCTTCTTGGGGCCTGTGACGCGGCCCTCCGCCGGCAGGTGCAGCTGCTGGGGGTGCGGCTCGTGGTGGGAGTGGGGCGGCTGGCAGAGCAGCGGGCACGGCGGGCTCTGGCAGGCCTGATGCCTGTGGTCCGGGTGGAGGGGCTCCTGCACCCCTCACCTCGTAGCCCTCAAGCCAACAGGGGCTGGGAGGCTGTGGCCAAGGAGAGACTGAATGAGCTGGGGCTGCTGCCGCTGCTAATGAAATGA